The segment TGGCCGGCGAAGAGGTTGCCATTGGCGACGTCTGTTTCAAGCGCGGCGGTGTGTTTGCAATGGAGCTGGGCGGGCCGGAAGTGGGTCGCGGCTGCGGTGGCCGGGGGATTATCCATGGCTTTGAACTCCTCGAAAAACTTGGCTTCCACGATTGGGATTTCGACTATGTCCTTCTGGATTTTCTCGGAGATGTGGTCTGTGGCGGTTTCGGCCTGCCCATCGCGCGGGACATGGCTCAGAAAGTGATTTTGGTCGCGTCGAACGATTTGCAGTCGCTGTACGTGGCCAACAACGTCTGTTCGGCGGTGGAATACTTCCGCAAGCTGGGTGGCAATGTGGGCGTGGCCGGGCTGGTCATCAACAAGGATGACGGGTCGGGCGAGGCGCAGGCCTTTGCCGAGGCGGTGGACATCCCCGTGCTGGCGAGCATTCCGCAGGATGATGACCTGCGCAAGAAATCCGCGAATTACCAGATCGTCGGCACCGATGCCTCGCAATGGGGCGCGTTGTTTTCTGAGTTGGGTGAGAACGTCGCCGTGGCCCCGCCCGTGCGCCCCGCGCCGCTGAGCCAGGACGGGTTGCTGGAGCTGTTCGACGGGTCCGAGACCGGGGCCGGTGTCACGCTGGAGCCTGCGACCGACATGGACATGCGCGGCAAGAACGCGGCGCCGAAGGAAAGCCTTGAGGTGATCTATGACGAGGCGTGAGCATGCGTGTTTCGGATCGCTGCTGCGATCCGACCGG is part of the uncultured Tateyamaria sp. genome and harbors:
- a CDS encoding chlorophyllide a reductase iron protein subunit X, yielding MKDEVPNLKDFDQRLKDEANEDLADVLPTEATKKTQIIAIYGKGGIGKSFTLANLSHMMAEQGKRVLLIGCDPKSDTTSLLFGGKACPTIIETSTKKKLAGEEVAIGDVCFKRGGVFAMELGGPEVGRGCGGRGIIHGFELLEKLGFHDWDFDYVLLDFLGDVVCGGFGLPIARDMAQKVILVASNDLQSLYVANNVCSAVEYFRKLGGNVGVAGLVINKDDGSGEAQAFAEAVDIPVLASIPQDDDLRKKSANYQIVGTDASQWGALFSELGENVAVAPPVRPAPLSQDGLLELFDGSETGAGVTLEPATDMDMRGKNAAPKESLEVIYDEA